From one Desulfuromonadales bacterium genomic stretch:
- a CDS encoding response regulator has translation MKVLIAEDDPTFRHLLEEILANWGYEVIVARDGNEAWQALQGDEAPRLAILDWRMPGLEGVEVCRRLRQEAPEPYTYILLLTSQGREEDLVAGMEAGADDYLIKPPRASELKVRLNAGRRIVELQNDLIAAREALAARAADLEDVNRDLEAFSYAVSGDLLKSLLAIGTHANSIKELACCKKDEQCSAHTRRIYEKTRSLGELIGIMRDFFRPTRIKLQREPLDLTAMVRGTTEKLRATKPERRVTFQVAEGVAANGDRDLLQTTLENLLTNAWQHTGRCEEAVIEFGATDVEGESAYYVRDNGEGFDMTRADKLFAPFHRLPGTEKFSGPGIGLATVERIIRRHGGRVWAEGKPGKGATFYFTLG, from the coding sequence ATGAAGGTTCTGATTGCCGAAGACGACCCGACTTTTCGTCACCTGCTGGAAGAGATACTGGCCAACTGGGGGTACGAGGTGATCGTCGCCCGGGACGGCAACGAAGCCTGGCAGGCGCTGCAGGGCGACGAAGCGCCGCGGCTGGCCATTCTCGACTGGCGGATGCCGGGGCTGGAGGGGGTGGAGGTCTGCCGCCGCCTCCGGCAAGAGGCGCCGGAGCCCTATACCTATATACTCCTTCTCACTTCGCAGGGCCGGGAGGAAGATCTTGTCGCCGGCATGGAGGCCGGCGCCGACGATTACCTCATCAAGCCGCCCAGGGCCAGCGAGCTGAAGGTCCGCCTCAACGCCGGCCGGCGCATCGTCGAGCTGCAGAACGACCTGATCGCGGCCCGCGAAGCCCTGGCCGCCCGCGCCGCCGACCTGGAAGACGTCAACAGGGACCTGGAGGCGTTCAGTTATGCGGTCTCCGGCGACCTGCTCAAATCCCTGCTGGCCATCGGCACCCATGCCAATTCCATCAAGGAGCTGGCCTGCTGCAAGAAGGACGAACAGTGCAGCGCTCATACGAGACGCATCTACGAGAAGACCAGGTCCCTGGGAGAACTCATAGGCATCATGCGTGATTTCTTCAGGCCGACGCGGATCAAGCTCCAGCGGGAACCGCTCGACCTGACCGCCATGGTCCGCGGGACGACGGAGAAGCTCCGGGCGACGAAACCCGAACGGCGGGTCACCTTCCAGGTGGCCGAAGGGGTTGCGGCGAACGGGGACCGGGATCTGCTGCAGACGACCCTGGAGAACCTGCTCACGAATGCCTGGCAGCATACGGGCAGGTGCGAGGAAGCGGTCATCGAATTCGGGGCGACCGATGTCGAGGGAGAGTCGGCCTATTACGTGCGAGACAACGGGGAAGGGTTTGACATGACGCGTGCCGACAAGCTTTTTGCCCCTTTCCATCGCCTTCCCGGTACGGAGAAATTTTCAGGGCCCGGCATCGGCCTGGCCACGGTAGAGCGGATC